The nucleotide window CGATACCTCAAGCAAGATTTAACTGGCTTTTTGTAGGTTAGGTGAGGATTCTGAATATTAATAGGGATCCCCTATCTTAATTTATTAAACCAATGCCAGTTTTCTGTTACATATAAAGAATAGCAAATTACATCTCTCCGATGCATTGCTAAAACCCACGTTAGGCCCTTCTCCTAACTTTTTTAGGCTGGGCGGCTTCTTAAACCCTCTCACGGTCACGTGTAACCGCTATACGATGGTCACGTGACAACAAGGTCATCTCTGACAGTATCcagccttcttctttataTTATTCTTTATCTTCTCTTTATCGTTGCTTAAAATAATCCTGAGGTCACGTCTCCTGCGCCCCCAAACCGCCCATATCatgttgttgttgttgttgctgctgttaTTCGGTTGCCTTGTTCTCCGTATGTAAGCCAGACAAAAAGGTTCGTCACGATTTACGAACGCTTGGCATTACAGAAATATGTTGTCCATCACATGTTTGCTCACGTGACTTTCGGTAATAATTAAGCAGCACAATATATACTTGACTAGATGAACCCCCAAAAGGAGGCGCGAACTATCTATTTATAACAATCCGATCCCCCCCATGTATAACTCATTATTCACCGATTACACCAAATCAGCATATAAAATATACGTTAATTTACTGCAATACATATCTCATTACCCTTCGTAAACATTCAACGCTCATATCACACGATAACGTAGCGGTATAATGTTCGCAGGAGACAAAACAGATCAAAGCAGCCTCTGCAGCTCAGGCTTGGCTCTATCTCACTCCTACGCAGTCATACCAGACATCGGGCATTGGATGATAGTGTCCAATTTGCGCTGATACATAAGTCACGTGATAAACTCTGAGGGATTTACGATCACGTACGACATCCCCTCTAAGCGGGGAAGCCACTTGTTCATCCTTGGGGAAAGTTTTGGGATAAGCTTCCTTTACGTGCGCTTTTTTACGTTGGACAATTTTGTTTGTTAGGGACGTACCGAAGAGTTAAAAAATCAAAGGTAAAATGCAAGGAGATATTTTTAGCAAACTTTTCCTGATCGAAGCTGCAGAACAAGATAGCCAAACAACGTAACTGGATTACTTAGCAAGTGATATACTGGAAGTCGAATTTCAGCCTCCATAATTGAACGATACATTATATCTGACAGACTGTATAGAACTACTCGTTTATCTGTCTTAAGCCAGCGTTCGGAGTGAGAAATTGACACGAAGAGTGATCCATCTGCTGTGTTTTCCTACAGCGAGAACGTGCCTAAAGCTTTTGCAACTCGTAAGTTCAATATAGCAGAACTCAAAATCCGTGTGAGAACCGTTCAGTTTTCAGACTTTAATAATTTCATTTAGCGAGTATTTGTGCATAATATTTACTGGAAGGCTATAACTTGTGCTCACGAGTTGCTCTACGAGAATCTCGATTACAATATGGGACGCCGTAAGATAGCAATTGAGCCTATCACCCAGGATAGGAATCGTACTGTGTATGTATAAAAATTCTGTATTGATGAGGGCTAGTGCTTTTACTAACGATTTACACTGCAGTACATTTATTAAACGAAAAGCAGGGTTGTTCAAAAAAGCCCATGAGCTTGCTGTTCTGTGTCAGGTGGATGTTTCTGTTATAATTTTGGGAAATAACAATACGTTTTATGAGTTTTCATCTGTTGATACCGATGACCTTATCAAATATTATAAGAGGGACGATCTACCCCACGATATTAAGACACCTGCGGATTATGGAGACTACGTTAAGAAGCCAAAGGTGGTCTTAAATGAGAAGCGCAGGAGAAGACAGGCTACATTCATCAACGAACCTATCACTATAAGACCGTCATGCAGTAAAAGCGAGCAACTTGACGATGAAGACCTAGGagataatgatgatgatgatgaggaggaggaggacAATGATGAGGATAATGATGATAGCATAATACATAATAGCATTGCCCAAGAGACCGACAGCCTACCTTCTACGGAAATACATCAACAAATGGTCAATCAACGACAGAGAACCCACTCTCCTAGTCTTGAAAGCCGGCCATTTACAAAAAGGGTCAAGTCCGATGACTCCACAAGATTTAATCCATTACAACAGCATGTTCAAAGACAATTCCATAACTTGTATAGCGCTGCATCCAAGTACATTGATCATCCGCAGCAAGGACAAACACAGGATCAGCATCAAGGCCAACGAGGACATTCGAAAAACCAGCAGTCGCAGCAACAGCCgcagcaacaacaacattCTACACAACCACAGCAGTCGCTTTCGCGACCAAAACAAGATCTCTCGCCCTCGGGTCGTTCTCTGTCCTCGATAGCCTCTTCACAACAGCATCCTCACCAGGCTCCGCAAGCAAATGCTAAGTCATCATTTCAAAAGCCGTTCAATCCATATCATTCATCACATAAGAGATCTAGTTCCAGAGGTACTCCTATCCCACCTAACTCTCATACTTCAAGAAGTGACACACACCAAA belongs to Eremothecium sinecaudum strain ATCC 58844 chromosome IV, complete sequence and includes:
- the RLM1 gene encoding Rlm1p (Syntenic homolog of Ashbya gossypii AGR198C; Syntenic homolog of Saccharomyces cerevisiae YPL089C (RLM1) and YBR182C (SMP1); 1-intron in Ashbya gossypii), which gives rise to MGRRKIAIEPITQDRNRTVTFIKRKAGLFKKAHELAVLCQVDVSVIILGNNNTFYEFSSVDTDDLIKYYKRDDLPHDIKTPADYGDYVKKPKVVLNEKRRRRQATFINEPITIRPSCSKSEQLDDEDLGDNDDDDEEEEDNDEDNDDSIIHNSIAQETDSLPSTEIHQQMVNQRQRTHSPSLESRPFTKRVKSDDSTRFNPLQQHVQRQFHNLYSAASKYIDHPQQGQTQDQHQGQRGHSKNQQSQQQPQQQQHSTQPQQSLSRPKQDLSPSGRSLSSIASSQQHPHQAPQANAKSSFQKPFNPYHSSHKRSSSRGTPIPPNSHTSRSDTHQSSAMPSLSPTGSLQGSSQQQSTGKQVTRPVLRVQIPNSNSTGSLNSQPSSNSMSEVIGVNKPSQFNANGHLVLPDPSNPRSDIPVSSHPQDVSGGLMVSERPKNAENMTSAGTGMLYNNLPSAIAASPSMRQYFASPLQQAANGAGNLLSASHNQTFQSGTRQTQTTQHRKHQADQSAGPMLGALPSKYVSDLMVASPNGSIAMFQDWPFNRGAPNTGGNTAFGSNSDSLQASLVNSNTGLTPYINGSVQTPLGGRYFNFPNEPHNEDKVTEEKP